A stretch of the Cucurbita pepo subsp. pepo cultivar mu-cu-16 chromosome LG16, ASM280686v2, whole genome shotgun sequence genome encodes the following:
- the LOC111776953 gene encoding fructose-bisphosphate aldolase 2, chloroplastic isoform X2 — protein MASASLKSSPVLDKLEWVKGQSLRQPSVSAVRCHPTTAPSTLTIRASSYSDELVKTAKTVASPGRGILAMDESNATCGKRLDSIGLENTEANRQAYRTLLVTAPELGKYISGAILFEETLYQSTVDGEKIVDVLVKQGIVPGIKVDKGLVPLPGSNNESWCQGLDGLAARAAAYYQQGARFAKWRTVVSIPNGPSALAVKEAAWGLARYAAVSQDNGLVPIVEPEILLDGEHGIDRTFEVAQKVWAEVFFYLAENNVLFEGILLKPSMVTPGAESKDKASPEKVAEYTLSLLKRRIPPAVPGIMAIFIRWAIGGRGHIELECDEPSAKPMACVVLVRQSSAEHVLEDMGWAAGECEGRTGCFDSKSQGKLACAAWEVHW, from the exons atggCGTCTGCTTCTCTCAAATCCTCCCCTGTTCTTGACAAGCTCGAGTGGGTCAAAGGCCAGTCTCTCCGGCAGCCATCCGTCTCCGCCGTCCGCTGCCACCCCACCACCGCCCCCTCCACCCTCACCATCCGTGCCTCCTCTTATAGCGATGAATTGGTCAAAACAGCT AAAACGGTGGCGTCCCCGGGCCGGGGGATATTGGCGATGGATGAGTCCAATGCTACCTGTGGAAAGCGTTTGGATTCAATTGGGTTAGAAAACACAGAGGCGAACCGTCAGGCTTACAGAACTCTGCTGGTCACTGCACCAGAGCTCGGCAAGTACATCTCCGGTGCTATACTTTTTGAAGAGACGCTCTACCAATCCACCGTCGACGGCGAGAAGATTGTCGACGTTTTGGTGAAGCAGGGCATTGTTCCGGGAATTAAAGTTGATAAG GGGTTGGTGCCACTTCCTGGTTCCAACAATGAATCATGGTGTCAAGGACTCGATGGCCTTGCTGCTCGCGCTGCTGCTTACTACCAACAGGGCGCGCGTTTTGCCAAATG GCGCACGGTTGTGAGTATCCCCAATGGTCCATCGGCCCTGGCTGTCAAGGAAGCCGCTTGGGGCCTTGCTCGCTACGCTGCAGTTTCCCAG GACAATGGATTGGTGCCGATTGTGGAGCCAGAGATCCTGCTGGATGGAGAGCACGGAATCGACAGAACCTTCGAGGTAGCACAGAAAGTTTGGGCAGAGGTGTTCTTCTACCTTGCAGAGAACAATGTCCTGTTCGAAGGAATTCTTCTGAAACCAAGCATGGTAACTCCAGGAGCAGAGAGCAAAGACAAAGCCAGCCCTGAAAAGGTCGCAGAGTACACTCTGTCTCTTCTCAAAAGAAGAATCCCTCCAGCAGTTCCTGGAATCATGGCAA TTTTTATCAGGTGGGCAATCGGAGGTAGAGGCCACATTGAACTTGAATGCGATGAACCAAGCGCCAAACCCATGGCATGTGTCGTTCTCGTACGCCAGAGCTCTGCAGAACACGTGCTTGAAGACATGGGGTGGGCGGCCGGAGAATGTGAAGGCCGCACAGGATGCTTTGATTCTAAGAGCCAAGGCAAACTCGCTTGCGCAGCTTGGGAAGTACACTGGTGA
- the LOC111776953 gene encoding fructose-bisphosphate aldolase 1, chloroplastic isoform X1 — MASASLKSSPVLDKLEWVKGQSLRQPSVSAVRCHPTTAPSTLTIRASSYSDELVKTAKTVASPGRGILAMDESNATCGKRLDSIGLENTEANRQAYRTLLVTAPELGKYISGAILFEETLYQSTVDGEKIVDVLVKQGIVPGIKVDKGLVPLPGSNNESWCQGLDGLAARAAAYYQQGARFAKWRTVVSIPNGPSALAVKEAAWGLARYAAVSQDNGLVPIVEPEILLDGEHGIDRTFEVAQKVWAEVFFYLAENNVLFEGILLKPSMVTPGAESKDKASPEKVAEYTLSLLKRRIPPAVPGIMFLSGGQSEVEATLNLNAMNQAPNPWHVSFSYARALQNTCLKTWGGRPENVKAAQDALILRAKANSLAQLGKYTGEGESAEAKEGMFVKGYTY; from the exons atggCGTCTGCTTCTCTCAAATCCTCCCCTGTTCTTGACAAGCTCGAGTGGGTCAAAGGCCAGTCTCTCCGGCAGCCATCCGTCTCCGCCGTCCGCTGCCACCCCACCACCGCCCCCTCCACCCTCACCATCCGTGCCTCCTCTTATAGCGATGAATTGGTCAAAACAGCT AAAACGGTGGCGTCCCCGGGCCGGGGGATATTGGCGATGGATGAGTCCAATGCTACCTGTGGAAAGCGTTTGGATTCAATTGGGTTAGAAAACACAGAGGCGAACCGTCAGGCTTACAGAACTCTGCTGGTCACTGCACCAGAGCTCGGCAAGTACATCTCCGGTGCTATACTTTTTGAAGAGACGCTCTACCAATCCACCGTCGACGGCGAGAAGATTGTCGACGTTTTGGTGAAGCAGGGCATTGTTCCGGGAATTAAAGTTGATAAG GGGTTGGTGCCACTTCCTGGTTCCAACAATGAATCATGGTGTCAAGGACTCGATGGCCTTGCTGCTCGCGCTGCTGCTTACTACCAACAGGGCGCGCGTTTTGCCAAATG GCGCACGGTTGTGAGTATCCCCAATGGTCCATCGGCCCTGGCTGTCAAGGAAGCCGCTTGGGGCCTTGCTCGCTACGCTGCAGTTTCCCAG GACAATGGATTGGTGCCGATTGTGGAGCCAGAGATCCTGCTGGATGGAGAGCACGGAATCGACAGAACCTTCGAGGTAGCACAGAAAGTTTGGGCAGAGGTGTTCTTCTACCTTGCAGAGAACAATGTCCTGTTCGAAGGAATTCTTCTGAAACCAAGCATGGTAACTCCAGGAGCAGAGAGCAAAGACAAAGCCAGCCCTGAAAAGGTCGCAGAGTACACTCTGTCTCTTCTCAAAAGAAGAATCCCTCCAGCAGTTCCTGGAATCATG TTTTTATCAGGTGGGCAATCGGAGGTAGAGGCCACATTGAACTTGAATGCGATGAACCAAGCGCCAAACCCATGGCATGTGTCGTTCTCGTACGCCAGAGCTCTGCAGAACACGTGCTTGAAGACATGGGGTGGGCGGCCGGAGAATGTGAAGGCCGCACAGGATGCTTTGATTCTAAGAGCCAAGGCAAACTCGCTTGCGCAGCTTGGGAAGTACACTGGTGAGGGTGAGTCCGCTGAGGCTAAGGAGGGAATGTTCGTCAAGGGCTACACATACTAA